AGGCCCCATCGGCGCTAACGCCGATATCGAGCATGTGGCTGCTTCCCTGCTCGCGGAAGAAACACGCTTGCTTGACCACATTCGACTTCCCGACATTGACGTGTTCGGTACTGCTGAAGGTCGACGTTCTAACCAGGTCCCCAATCGTATCGCCACTCCCCTGCGACTGAGCCGAACCTGCCGCGACGAGTGCCCCGATTACGAGGGGTGCCACAAGGCACGGACGCCCCCATTCCCGCAACGTGCCGACAATTCTGATAGCGGCGCCCATCGCTGTTCCCCTTCCGCAGTGCATACGCAACGGTCGCTTGGCCAGACACCGGCGTCAAATCTTAAGTGATGAGACGCAAGAGAAGGCCGCGTTCAACCTGAGCATGAAGAAGCATGGTTAAAGGGCAATGATATATCTCTCGGGGCGGCAGTGCAAAAACCAACGCTCTGCACCAAACGACCAATAGCCGCGCACTTCTGTCGCGATCAATGCGGCGCCCCAATTTGTTCAAGCGCGGGGAAATTGCCGACTTGAAGAGTGCCGTCCGACACCTCCACGATACCGCGATCGCGGAAAAGGCTGAGGACCCTACTCACATGGACTTTCGTGAGTCCGACGGCATCGGCGATGTGTTGCTGGCGCAACGGAAAGGGATAACGCTGTTCGCGGATCACGCTTCGGGCCGAGATCTGTCGCATAAGGTGCAGTAGTAAATGAGCAATGCGCTCTTCCGCGGAATATTGGCCGAGCGCAGTCTGCATCTTATCCGCGGCTTCGCTCTCTGCGGTGCAAGATGCTGCCAACGCCATCAAAATGTTGGGATTGACAACGAGTCTTGCTTGGACTTCCGCACGTCGCATTCCGCTTATTTGAACCTCCGTCAACGCTTTGACCGAGAAGTGGAATCGCTCCTCAAACACCGAGGTTGCGGAGAAGAGATCGCCGGGCAGCAGGAAATTCAATATCTGTCTGCGGCCGTCGGGCAACTGCAAGTACCGAAATCCCCAACCACCGCACAGCAGGAAGACGTCCTCAGATACCTGGTTTCGAGTGGCGATCTGCTTGCCTGCCGGGACGATACGATAATGCTGCCAATTTGCGTCTTGCTGCGCACGCAATCTCTCGGGGCGTTCCTCCAATAGCGTGCCGCAGAAGCTCTGATCGCGGTGCGGGCACATTGTGCAAGGTGACACGCTTTGCATGGAGTCTTCGTTGACCAGAATGAGGAAGACGTCACATTTCCTAACAAGAGCGGCGCGATTCTCCTGGCCCGGATTACGCATGGCAGATATGCCAAGTTTCTAGAATTGATCCACATCAATGCAATTGGATCAAACCTCCGCGCCTGCGACGAAACCACGCAGCAACGGAGCGAAGCGAAGGCTCCAAGATTGCATCCAGCACATGAAAATTCGCGCGGCGTCGCAGCGGCACCCTTTCAAGTTGATCTAGATTAACAATCTGCATCAACTTGCAGAGATCCATCTTAACCCAGAATCAACAATGATCTCAGGATAGAAAAGTCGATGCCCGTAATACTACGGGGGATGGAGGAGCACGAACTCCACCGACGCCATTCAAGATCACGAGTGCCGGATGCGTCTTATGCGCATCTACCAAGACCGCGAACTACTTCCCCTGGGCAAATCAATCAGAGAGACACCGCCGTGGCATCCTTACAATTGAACATTCGAGGACGACTGATTCTTGGTTTCAGCGTCCTTTGCCTTCTCCTGGCCGGTGTGGTCGGCACCAGCATCCTCAAGGTTCACACGGTCAGCGAATCCACCGACCGCACCGTCAACCTTCGGGTTCCGACCGCCATGACCGCCAGCGACCTGGTGGCCGGAATTTACGCGTCACTCGCTTCGCTGCGCGGCTGGCTCGTCACCGGCAACGAAGCCTTCAAGACCGAGCGCGCCGGGCTCTGGAAGGAGATCCAGACCCGCGGGTCCGAGATGGATCGCCTGTCCGGCAACTGGACCATCGAGCAGAACAAGCAGGACTGGAAACAAGCCAAGCCGCTGCTTGACGAATTGCGTAGCGCGCAAGACAAGGCCGAGGCGATCGCTCACACCATCGACGAACAGCCCGCGGCCAAGATCCTTGCCACCGAGGCCGCCCCCCTCGCCAGGCTCATGCTGCAGAAGGCGACTTCCATCATCGATGAGGAGGGCAACATTGCCTCGACCGATCAGCGCAAGAGCCTGTTGATCGCCTTTGCCGATATGCGCGGCAGCATGGCGATGGCGATCGGCGCGATACGAGCCTATCTGCTGACGGCCGACAAGGCGTTCAAAACGGAGTTCGAGGAACTCTGGGCGCTCAATCAAAAGAAATTCGATGCGCTGTCGCAGCGGCGGTCGGAAATGACCAGCGACCAGCAGAAGGCCTTCGACGAACTCGTCGCGGCGCGTGCCAAGTTCGCGCCTTTGCCGCAGAAGATGTTCGATATCCGGGCATCGGACCGCTGGAATATGGCGCAATGGTTCCTGACCAACGAAGCCGCCCCCCGCGCCAACAAACTGCTCGACATCTTCGCGGGAGCGAAAGATACCGCGGGCTCGCGTTCGGGCGGAATGGTCTCACGACAACAAAACAGTCTGAAGGCCGACGGAGCGGCGGTTCTGGCTGAAACCAATTTCCTCACGACGCTGCTTTGGGTGCTGATGGGCGTCGGCATCGGCGTCGCCGCGACCGTGGTCTACCTGACCAATCGGTCGATCGTGCCACCTATTCTCAAGATGGTGGCCGCGATGGGGCAGCTTGCCGGCGGCGATCACTCCGTCGAAATTCCGGCGACCGACAAGAAGGACGAGATCGGCCTGATGGCCAGAGCAGTCCTGATCTTCAAGGAGAACATGATCAGGGCCAAGGAGCTGGCCGCCAAGGAAGCCGAAGCCATAAGCGCGCGTGTTGCGCGTGCGGCGCGGGTGAACAGC
The sequence above is drawn from the Bradyrhizobium sediminis genome and encodes:
- a CDS encoding HAMP domain-containing methyl-accepting chemotaxis protein, producing the protein MASLQLNIRGRLILGFSVLCLLLAGVVGTSILKVHTVSESTDRTVNLRVPTAMTASDLVAGIYASLASLRGWLVTGNEAFKTERAGLWKEIQTRGSEMDRLSGNWTIEQNKQDWKQAKPLLDELRSAQDKAEAIAHTIDEQPAAKILATEAAPLARLMLQKATSIIDEEGNIASTDQRKSLLIAFADMRGSMAMAIGAIRAYLLTADKAFKTEFEELWALNQKKFDALSQRRSEMTSDQQKAFDELVAARAKFAPLPQKMFDIRASDRWNMAQWFLTNEAAPRANKLLDIFAGAKDTAGSRSGGMVSRQQNSLKADGAAVLAETNFLTTLLWVLMGVGIGVAATVVYLTNRSIVPPILKMVAAMGQLAGGDHSVEIPATDKKDEIGLMARAVLIFKENMIRAKELAAKEAEAISARVARAARVNSLTETFDADISTVLRSVASASTELQATASSMTATAEETSNQATAVAAATEEASTNVQTVAAASEELASSVTEISRQVAQSAAIAQKAVAEADRTNTTVQGLFNDAASIGDVVKLISDIAGQTNLLALNATIEAARAGEAGRGFAVVAAEVKSLAEQTAKATDQISAQISSIQTSSSEAVGAIKGITTTINDMNEIASAIASAVEEQGSATQEIARNVQQAALGTGEISSNVAGVQQAAGDTGAAAHQVLQASNELSRQSETMRAHVEAFLSNIKAA
- a CDS encoding Crp/Fnr family transcriptional regulator gives rise to the protein MRNPGQENRAALVRKCDVFLILVNEDSMQSVSPCTMCPHRDQSFCGTLLEERPERLRAQQDANWQHYRIVPAGKQIATRNQVSEDVFLLCGGWGFRYLQLPDGRRQILNFLLPGDLFSATSVFEERFHFSVKALTEVQISGMRRAEVQARLVVNPNILMALAASCTAESEAADKMQTALGQYSAEERIAHLLLHLMRQISARSVIREQRYPFPLRQQHIADAVGLTKVHVSRVLSLFRDRGIVEVSDGTLQVGNFPALEQIGAPH